Part of the Campylobacter suis genome, CTTACATTTTTTATCATGGAGCCAGTTGCAAAACAAAGCTATGATCAAGGAATTCGCCCATATTTAGCCGAGCAAATAGGCTACGAGCAAGCATTTGAGCAAGGCATAAAACCATTTAAGGACTTTATGGTTCGCAACACTAGAGAAAAAGATCTTGCTCTTTTTTATCGTATTCGTGGGCTTGATAATCCAGCTAGTATAGATGATCTGTCGCTTTCTATCGTTATGTCAGCCTTTATGATAAGCGAGCTTAAAACAGCTTTTGAGATAGCATTTTTACTTTATCTGCCGTTTTTGGTTATTGACATGGTTGTAAGCTCCGTACTTATGGCGATGGGTATGATGATGCTTCCGCCAGTAACTATCTCATTACCATTTAAGCTACTTATCTTTGTGCTAGTTGATGGCTGGAATTTGTTAATCGAAAATCTCGTAAAAAGCTTTCATTAGATAAAATGCGTAAAATTTTGCCGATATTTTTACTTGTTTTGTTTGCAAGCGGAGCTAGCCTAAAAGACATCATCGTTGCAGCCAAGTCAGCCGAGATAGCAAAGATAAAAGAGTTTGAGGCTAGACAAGCGTACTTAGAGCGAGATAGTGTGAAAAGTGGCTACTTTCCAAGCTTGAGCCTTAATGCAAGTTATAGCTCAACAAGTGGAGATAGACAGCTTTTGACTCCAAAAGAGAGTTTACTAGCATCTGCTAGTGTAAATTTTATACTTTATGATGGAGGGGCTAGGGAGGCTAGGCTTGATGCTTTAAAATTTAGCCAAAACGCAAAAGATTTAAGAAGTTTAGAAACAAAAAATTACCTTGCCCTACAATCTGTTTTACTCTACTTTAACGCCTTAAATTTAAATGAGCAGATAAACGCAAAAAAAGCAGAGATAAAACATTTATCTGAAGCCAAAAATAGACTTGATAAATTTAAAAATGCAGGACTTGCAAGTCTTGATGAGAGCGAGGCGGTAAGTGCAAAGCTAAGCCTTTCACAAAGCGATGAGATGGCTTTAAAAGCAGCTTTGGCGAATGTTTTTTTGCAGATTGAAACGCTTTGTGGCCTAAAAGATATAAGCCTTGAAAATTTTTTTATAGATGAGACAAACTTAACTAATAAAAATACTGAAATCATGGCTTTAAATCAAGAAATTTTAGCCACAACACAAGCCCAAAAGATAGCAAATTCTCAACTTTTACCAACGATTTTTATCAAAAACACATTTTTAAGTTATAAAAACAACTACGACTTTGGAATTTTAAGCCAAAACTATCGCATGTATCAAGGATATTTGTCAAAAATTTTAAAAGAGGATAGGCAAAATGCAAACGAGATAATGCTTGGCTTTTCTTGGAGTATTTTTGACTTTGGGAAAACTCAAAAACAAAGCGAAATAAAAAAGCTTGATACGATAAAAGCAAGCCTAAATTTAGCTTATAAAAGCCGTGAGAATGAGCTAAAGATAAAAAGTATCAAAAATGATATCGCAGCTATTATCTTTCGCATAGATGCGCTCACATCTGCAAAAGAGGCATCTAGCCTTAGCCTAATGGCTGTTATGAAGCAATACGAGGCAGGTCTTGCTGGTTATAGCGAGTTTTTAAATGCTGTTGCAAGAG contains:
- a CDS encoding TolC family protein, with amino-acid sequence MRKILPIFLLVLFASGASLKDIIVAAKSAEIAKIKEFEARQAYLERDSVKSGYFPSLSLNASYSSTSGDRQLLTPKESLLASASVNFILYDGGAREARLDALKFSQNAKDLRSLETKNYLALQSVLLYFNALNLNEQINAKKAEIKHLSEAKNRLDKFKNAGLASLDESEAVSAKLSLSQSDEMALKAALANVFLQIETLCGLKDISLENFFIDETNLTNKNTEIMALNQEILATTQAQKIANSQLLPTIFIKNTFLSYKNNYDFGILSQNYRMYQGYLSKILKEDRQNANEIMLGFSWSIFDFGKTQKQSEIKKLDTIKASLNLAYKSRENELKIKSIKNDIAAIIFRIDALTSAKEASSLSLMAVMKQYEAGLAGYSEFLNAVAREFEAKSALSIAKNELEIKRANLVYENGDDIEKRVRQ
- the fliP gene encoding flagellar type III secretion system pore protein FliP (The bacterial flagellar biogenesis protein FliP forms a type III secretion system (T3SS)-type pore required for flagellar assembly.), which codes for MRALFIFFAVALVSFGAEPPLPTINLAINSPQNASQLVTSLNVLIVLTILTLAPGLIFMMTCFLRLIVVFSFLRQAMGTQQMPPSTVLLSIAMVLTFFIMEPVAKQSYDQGIRPYLAEQIGYEQAFEQGIKPFKDFMVRNTREKDLALFYRIRGLDNPASIDDLSLSIVMSAFMISELKTAFEIAFLLYLPFLVIDMVVSSVLMAMGMMMLPPVTISLPFKLLIFVLVDGWNLLIENLVKSFH